The Glycine soja cultivar W05 chromosome 8, ASM419377v2, whole genome shotgun sequence genome has a window encoding:
- the LOC114422952 gene encoding protein WEAK CHLOROPLAST MOVEMENT UNDER BLUE LIGHT 1-like yields MESTFKDAVSKFGGRIDWKSRRTQSLVEERNKLAEDFRKEEIAEELENTKKLIEELKNSLEKVEKDELEAKKEVEHVILKIEEMEQDIASEASIEAKAKLEAKKSMLTEALLEFEFVERELDSVRKEYASMASGRDIAINNAEETIATSKQIEKAVEDLTTELIATKEELNSTRTAHLEAEEQRLGVVDQDSHNLKLELEGVEKELQRVNEQVLSARVLKSKLESASSLLHDLKAELAAYMESKVNEECYKEQKEKLKELKLNIEKTTSDVNSLRAASVSLKSKLEKEKSILTSLKKNEEKALAVVANLQDELEKSRLATTFIQMKENEARKMMTELPKKVQKAAQEADEAKSLAKAAQEEMIEAQEELEQAKAQSSTLESSLLAKHKEIEAAKVVEMLARDAIITLEKSKSAEGNKNDKDSSSMVTLTLEEYHELSRRAYKAEEQANMRIEAANSQIQIARESELRSLEKLKELNEELSVRRESLSIATENFKKANEGKLAVEHELRTWRAEQEKQKKPGELNDEQTSTPTKPAHDSSSPKGKVPSNNIEVGSASDKNKKKKKKKSLFPSKVVMFFAKKKTHPTK; encoded by the exons ATGGAATCCACTTTCAAAGATGCTGTGTCCAAGTTTGGAGGAAGAATTGATTGGAAATCTCGTCGAACCCAGAGTCTGGTGGAGGAG AGAAACAAGCTTGCAGAAGACTTTAGAAAGGAAGAAATTGCTGAGGAATTGGAAAACACTAAGAAGCTGATAGAAGAACTCAAAAATAGCTTAGAAAAGGTAGAAAAAGATGAGCTTGAGGCAAAAAAAGAGGTTGAACATGTGATTCTCAAAATTGAAGAGATGGAGCAAGACATTGCTAGTGAAGCCAGTATTGAAGCCAAGGCAAAACTTGAGGCTAAAAAATCCATGCTTACTGAAGCGCTTTTGGAGTTTGAATtcgttgaaagagaactggacTCAGTGCGTAAGGAGTATGCTTCTATGGCGAGTGGAAGGGATATAGCAATCAACAATGCAGAAGAGACTATTGCAACATCCAAGCAGATTGAAAAGGCAGTTGAAGACTTGACTACTGAGTTGATTGCAACAAAAGAGGAGTTGAACTCCACGCGAACCGCGCATTTGGAAGCAGAAGAACAAAGATTAGGAGTTGTTGATCAAGATTCTCACAATTTAAAGTTGGAACTTGAAGGAGTAGAAAAGGAGCTCCAAAGAGTAAATGAGCAAGTTTTGTCAGCCAGGGTTCTAAAATCTAAATTGGAATCAGCTTCCTCCTTACTGCATGATTTAAAAGCTGAATTAGCAGCATATATGGAATCAAAAGTAAATGAGGAATGCTATaaagaacaaaaagagaaaCTTAAGGAACTAAAGCTAAACATAGAGAAAACAACTTCTGATGTTAACAGCTTGAGGGCGGCTTCTGTGTCGCTAAAATCGAAACTAGAAAAAGAGAAGTCGATTCTCACTTCCCTTAAGAAAAATGAGGAAAAGGCTTTGGCCGTGGTTGCGAATCTCCAAGATGAACTAGAGAAGTCTAGGTTAGCCACAACTTTCATTCagatgaaagagaatgaagCAAGAAAGATGATGACTGAGTTGCCAAAGAAAGTTCAGAAAGCAGCACAAGAGGCTGATGAGGCCAAATCACTTGCTAAGGCAGCTCAGGAAGAGATGATTGAAGCCCAAGAAGAGCTTGAACAAGCCAAAGCCCAATCAAGCACATTGGAAAGTAGTTTATTGGCAAAACATAAGGAGATAGAAGCAGCCAAGGTTGTTGAGATGTTGGCCAGAGATGCAATCATAACATTGGAGAAGAGTAAATCAGCTGAAGGCAACAAAAATGACAAGGACTCTTCCTCAATGGTGACACTCACACTAGAAGAATATCATGAGCTTAGCAGGAGAGCCTATAAGGCAGAGGAGCAAGCGAACATGAGGATCGAAGCTGCTAATTCTCAGATTCAGATAGCAAGGGAGTCTGaactaagaagcttggagaAGTTAAAAGAACTGAATGAGGAGTTGTCTGTAAGAAGAGAATCTCTCAGCATTGCAACCGAGAATTTCAAAAAGGCCAATGAAGGAAAGTTAGCTGTAGAACATGAATTAAGAACTTGGAGGGCTGAAcaagagaaacaaaagaagCCTGGTGAATTGAATGATGAACAAACTTCTACTCCAACTAAGCCTGCACATGATTCATCAAGCCCTAAGGGAAAAGTTCCTTCAAATAACATTGAAGTTGGATCAGCCTCAGAtaagaacaaaaagaagaagaagaagaagtcatTATTTCCTTCCAAAGTTGTAATGTTCTTTGCCAAGAAAAAAACGCATCCAACCAAGTGA